The Deinococcus apachensis DSM 19763 genome includes a region encoding these proteins:
- a CDS encoding ATP-binding protein yields the protein MTPPRAWQLSVLGDARLTAPDGRPVRCEGRSLALLTYLALEGPVPRRRLASLLWPDRPEAAGRNNLVQLLRRMSGAHGEDLVLAGEKLALAPDLRTDVQDLLVGTVGDVPEGTLLQGVSFEEAPDLTEWLAVQRERLDQRRAGLLARRSRDLEAAGAYGPAAQAAERALTFDRLSEEAYRRAMRLHYLGGDSRQALVLYERLQDALRAQLRLEPMQETRDLARLIRRGEQLPITPSPAAPRPLPEPTVLAGREREWAAMEAAWQAGRFIIVSGEPGMGKSRLAQEFARSKGRVLALEGRPGDHLVPYTATARNLRRALALTHVPLPEWVRRSLSWLLPELAMPGEAPSPGADARLHEAIQHVFLIGLSQVDVCLFDDLQYVDEASIEAGFVLIDAVFPLGRPGGLPHFVAVHRRDELPRFTQEVFGGMVRAGQASSIEVGPLGEEAVKELLAGLQVAIGPERAAELTAATGGNPLFLLESVRAWLDEGPCGEGGPKLPRRVGALIARRLTRLSKMALHVARAGAVLQRDFSPELIAEVLSAPLLDVVAAWEELEAAQVVRGERFLHDLVYEAVLAEMSPTVRRLLQRSAARVLAAQGGSPAAVAQLFLDAGQDSEAAPWLLRAGEAAQAALRLREAASLFDRAARILHAQGEAAGAFGVWVRGAQALAPLGDSEARQHAINTVLERAELPLETAQAWQLQAELFAACNEGARAEVAARRGLAELEGQDAPELHANLLADLGTAYWTLGRMTDAVSALREAVRRLEPLGDTAALASNLSSLAVVLDHQDRHREAEGHHRRACELLERLGDTANLLVALRNHAVCLGDLGRVRDSLPLLRRALDLEGGSEGLWNSPIGHALVALAHADLGEYDLALAHYGRARAVEQDPSGWLHAYYGACEGEVWLTLGEWDRAEALLGRARDVTGMPDTYRLRVLVALGRLALARGEDAQGVFASAGALLGPESRPMSRVRLLLARGEAAVPDEAVVLAHEALALARVHELGGYELTAEVCLARALLHLGRAREAGRHAERVAVRLNEVEAADMTRGEVLLTLHGVRRALGHPDAEGALREAERWVRGIAEGHVPPGARLHFLSRNAVNRAILTLASPGGADEFPAAPQSNPA from the coding sequence ATGACCCCACCGCGCGCCTGGCAGCTCTCGGTCCTCGGGGACGCGAGGTTGACCGCCCCCGACGGCCGCCCGGTCCGTTGTGAGGGCCGTTCGCTGGCCCTGCTGACGTACCTCGCCCTGGAGGGACCCGTCCCGCGGAGGCGGCTGGCGAGCCTGCTGTGGCCCGACCGCCCCGAGGCGGCGGGGCGGAACAACCTCGTTCAGTTGCTGCGCCGCATGTCGGGCGCCCACGGGGAGGACCTCGTGCTGGCGGGGGAGAAGCTGGCCCTCGCCCCGGACCTGCGAACGGACGTGCAGGACCTGCTGGTGGGCACGGTTGGGGACGTCCCGGAGGGCACGCTCCTCCAGGGCGTGTCCTTTGAGGAAGCCCCCGATCTCACGGAGTGGCTGGCGGTGCAACGCGAGCGGCTCGACCAGCGCCGGGCGGGCCTGCTCGCCCGACGCTCCCGGGACCTGGAGGCGGCCGGGGCGTACGGCCCGGCGGCCCAGGCGGCTGAGCGGGCCCTCACCTTCGACCGCCTCTCGGAGGAGGCCTACCGTCGGGCGATGCGGCTGCACTACCTGGGCGGGGATTCCAGGCAGGCGCTGGTCCTGTACGAGCGCTTGCAGGACGCTCTGCGCGCGCAACTGCGTCTGGAGCCGATGCAGGAAACGCGCGATCTCGCCCGGCTGATCCGGCGCGGGGAGCAGCTCCCCATCACGCCTTCCCCAGCGGCGCCCCGCCCGCTTCCCGAGCCCACCGTCCTCGCGGGCCGGGAACGCGAGTGGGCGGCGATGGAGGCGGCGTGGCAGGCGGGGCGGTTCATCATCGTGTCGGGCGAGCCCGGAATGGGGAAGTCCAGGCTCGCGCAGGAGTTCGCGCGCAGCAAGGGCCGGGTGCTCGCCCTGGAAGGGCGTCCCGGCGACCACCTCGTGCCCTACACGGCCACGGCCCGCAACCTGCGCCGGGCGCTGGCCCTCACCCATGTTCCCCTGCCCGAGTGGGTGCGCCGCTCCCTGTCCTGGCTGCTGCCCGAACTGGCCATGCCCGGCGAGGCGCCGAGCCCTGGTGCGGACGCCCGGCTGCACGAGGCTATTCAGCATGTGTTCCTGATCGGGCTCTCGCAGGTGGACGTGTGTCTCTTCGACGACCTGCAGTACGTGGACGAGGCCTCCATCGAGGCGGGTTTCGTGCTCATTGACGCGGTGTTCCCCCTGGGCAGGCCGGGCGGCCTCCCGCATTTCGTGGCGGTTCACCGCCGGGATGAATTGCCGCGCTTTACCCAGGAGGTCTTCGGGGGGATGGTGAGGGCCGGGCAGGCCTCGTCCATCGAGGTGGGGCCGCTGGGGGAGGAGGCTGTGAAGGAGCTCCTCGCGGGCCTCCAGGTCGCCATCGGCCCGGAGCGCGCCGCGGAACTGACGGCGGCCACCGGGGGCAATCCGCTCTTCCTGCTGGAAAGTGTCCGGGCCTGGCTCGACGAGGGACCTTGCGGGGAGGGCGGCCCGAAGTTGCCGCGCCGGGTGGGCGCGCTGATCGCGCGGCGCCTGACCCGGCTCTCCAAGATGGCGCTGCATGTCGCCCGTGCGGGCGCGGTGTTGCAGCGCGACTTCTCCCCCGAACTCATCGCGGAGGTGCTGTCCGCACCCCTGCTCGACGTGGTCGCCGCCTGGGAGGAGCTGGAGGCGGCGCAGGTCGTGCGCGGCGAGCGCTTCCTGCACGACCTGGTGTACGAGGCCGTGCTCGCAGAGATGTCCCCCACGGTGCGGCGGCTCCTGCAACGTTCGGCGGCCCGCGTCCTCGCCGCGCAGGGCGGCTCGCCCGCCGCCGTGGCGCAGCTCTTTCTCGACGCCGGGCAGGACAGTGAGGCGGCGCCCTGGCTGCTCCGCGCCGGTGAGGCCGCCCAGGCGGCGCTCCGGCTGCGCGAGGCGGCGAGTCTGTTCGACCGGGCCGCGCGCATCCTGCACGCGCAGGGCGAGGCGGCCGGAGCATTTGGGGTGTGGGTTCGCGGCGCCCAGGCGCTCGCGCCCCTGGGGGACAGCGAGGCGCGGCAACACGCGATCAACACGGTGCTGGAGCGGGCGGAGTTGCCCCTGGAAACCGCGCAGGCCTGGCAGCTCCAGGCCGAACTCTTCGCCGCCTGCAACGAGGGCGCGCGGGCGGAGGTCGCCGCGCGCCGGGGCCTGGCCGAGCTGGAGGGCCAGGACGCGCCTGAACTCCACGCCAACCTGCTCGCGGACCTGGGCACGGCCTACTGGACCCTGGGCCGGATGACGGACGCGGTCAGCGCGTTGCGGGAAGCCGTTAGGCGCCTCGAACCCCTGGGCGATACAGCGGCGCTGGCAAGCAACCTCAGCAGCCTCGCCGTCGTGCTCGACCACCAGGACCGGCACCGCGAGGCCGAGGGGCACCACCGTCGCGCCTGCGAGCTGCTGGAACGTCTGGGAGACACGGCGAACCTGCTGGTCGCCCTGCGGAACCATGCGGTGTGCCTGGGCGATCTCGGACGCGTGCGCGACAGCCTGCCGCTGCTGCGGCGCGCCCTGGACCTGGAGGGGGGCAGCGAAGGGTTGTGGAACAGCCCCATCGGTCACGCCCTGGTCGCGCTGGCTCACGCGGACCTCGGCGAGTACGACCTGGCCCTCGCGCACTACGGGCGGGCCCGTGCGGTGGAGCAGGACCCCAGCGGCTGGCTGCACGCGTATTACGGTGCCTGCGAGGGGGAGGTGTGGCTGACCCTCGGCGAGTGGGACCGGGCGGAAGCGCTCCTGGGGAGGGCGCGGGATGTGACCGGAATGCCCGACACGTACCGCCTGCGGGTCCTGGTGGCGCTCGGCCGTCTCGCCCTGGCCCGGGGGGAGGACGCACAGGGCGTTTTTGCGTCCGCCGGGGCGCTGCTCGGGCCCGAAAGTCGGCCGATGTCCCGGGTCCGCCTCCTGCTCGCGCGGGGGGAAGCCGCGGTGCCGGACGAGGCTGTGGTCCTCGCCCACGAGGCACTCGCCCTGGCCCGCGTGCACGAGTTGGGCGGGTACGAGCTGACGGCCGAGGTGTGCCTCGCGCGGGCACTGCTCCACCTGGGCCGCGCCCGGGAGGCCGGGCGGCACGCCGAGCGCGTGGCCGTACGGCTGAATGAGGTCGAGGCGGCGGACATGACGCGGGGCGAGGTGCTTCTCACGCTGCACGGGGTGCGCCGCGCCCTGGGCCATCCGGACGCCGAGGGCGCGCTGCGGGAGGCGGAGCGTTGGGTACGAGGTATCGCCGAAGGTCATGTACCGCCCGGCGCCCGGCTCCACTTCCTGAGTCGCAACGCGGTCAACCGGGCCATCCTGACGCTCGCCTCGCCCGGAGGGGCCGACGAATTCCCGGCCGCGCCCCAAAGCAACCCGGCGTAG
- a CDS encoding cupin domain-containing protein, which yields MTQTATLPAPTLSTAPFTIYNPVQKDSVTFLRRTDGRCSTLVDVELAPGGGNGLHTHTAYSEEFTCREGLLGIHLDGREITLRPGESALAPIGSVHRFYNASPEPVRFRTEIAPGHRGFEQGLILSYGLAQGGQVNAKGIPMNIWHLALIADMTDSRLAGPLRVLNPVLTSLARRARARGIEAELLRRYVNTTA from the coding sequence ATGACCCAGACGGCAACCCTGCCCGCCCCGACTCTGTCCACCGCACCGTTCACCATCTATAACCCGGTCCAGAAAGACAGCGTGACCTTCCTTCGCCGCACGGACGGCCGGTGCAGCACGCTGGTGGACGTCGAACTCGCGCCTGGGGGCGGCAACGGCCTGCACACGCACACCGCCTACTCCGAGGAGTTCACCTGCCGGGAGGGCCTGCTGGGCATCCACCTCGACGGGCGCGAGATCACGCTCCGGCCGGGAGAATCCGCGCTCGCGCCCATCGGGTCGGTGCACCGCTTCTACAACGCCTCGCCCGAGCCGGTGCGCTTCCGCACCGAGATCGCTCCGGGGCATCGCGGCTTCGAGCAGGGCCTGATCCTCAGCTATGGGCTGGCGCAGGGCGGCCAGGTGAACGCCAAGGGCATCCCCATGAACATCTGGCATCTGGCGCTGATCGCCGACATGACCGATTCCCGACTTGCGGGGCCGCTGCGGGTGCTCAACCCCGTCCTTACCTCCCTGGCGCGGCGAGCGCGTGCCCGAGGCATCGAGGCCGAGCTGCTGCGGCGCTACGTGAACACCACCGCCTGA